A single region of the Triticum dicoccoides isolate Atlit2015 ecotype Zavitan chromosome 2B, WEW_v2.0, whole genome shotgun sequence genome encodes:
- the LOC119362647 gene encoding protein RICE FLOWERING LOCUS T 1-like, producing MANDSLTRAQIVGDVLDPFVSLVPLTVMYDGRPVFNGMEFRSPAVSLKPSVEIGGDDFRVAYTLVMVDPDAPNPSNPTLREYLHWMVTDVPSSTNDSFGKEIVPYESPSPTMGIHRMVLVLYQQLGRGTVFAPQARQSFNSRSFARRFNLGKPVAAVYFNCQRPTGTGGRRFT from the exons ATGGCGAATGACTCCTTGACAAGGGCACAGATAGTTGGAGATGTTctagacccatttgttagcttggTGCCTCTAACTGTGATGTATGATGGGAGGCCTGTGTTCAATGGCATGGAGTTTCGCTCACCAGCAGTCTCTCTGAAACCCAGCGTTGAGATAGGCGGTGATGATTTTCGTGTGGCCTATACTCTA GTTATGGTGGATCCTGATGCGCCTAATCCCAGCAACCCAACCCTGAGGGAGTACCTGCACTG GATGGTGACTGATGTCCCATCATCAACAAATGATAGCTTTG GAAAAGAGATCGTGCCATACGAGAGCCCAAGCCCTACCATGGGCATCCACCGCATGGTGCTGGTTCTGTACCAGCAGCTGGGGCGGGGGACGGTGTTCGCGCCGCAGGCACGCCAGAGCTTCAACTCACGCAGCTTCGCACGCCGCTTCAACCTCGGCAAGCCCGTCGCTGCCGTGTACTTCAACTGCCAGCGTCCCACAGGCACTGGTGGGAGGAGGTTCACCTGA